Proteins co-encoded in one Kribbella solani genomic window:
- a CDS encoding FAD-dependent oxidoreductase: MTKLSTEVAIIGGGLGSVAAALALLQRGRRVVMTEEYAWLGGQLTSQAVPPDEHIWVEQFGITARYRALRDGIRQYYRDHYPLTGAARADRELNPGRGRVSRLCHEPRVADAVITAMLAPYRSSGRLTVLQPRVPIAADVRDGVVRSVTVADPRTGEETEIAAEFVVDGTETGDLLPLTGTEYVVGAEARADTDEPSAAEVADPTNVQSIAWCFVFDHVAGDHTIPRPDDYDFWRSFELPFWGAPMLSFTAPNPRTLVPEERTMNVNPAADVTGDPRFDAGDRDLWQFRRIAARQNFAAGAYDSDIVLANWPQLDYVSGSIIDTGDRDVHLRAAKAQSRAYVHWLQTEAPRPDGGRGWPGLRLRGDLVGTTDGFAQAPYIRESRRIRALTTIREQDVSIKARGYDGPARFDGSVGVGMYRIDLHPSTGGDNYIDVECAPFEIPLGALVPVATQNLVPAAKNIGTTHITNGAYRLHPVEWNIGESAGELVAFCLDRGLAPRQIATGDALVEQFQTRLTEAGVELHWPEIAGY; encoded by the coding sequence ATGACGAAGCTCAGCACCGAGGTGGCGATCATCGGCGGCGGACTCGGTTCCGTGGCGGCCGCGCTGGCGCTACTGCAGCGTGGCCGGCGCGTGGTGATGACGGAGGAGTACGCCTGGCTCGGCGGCCAACTGACTTCCCAGGCCGTACCGCCGGATGAGCACATCTGGGTCGAGCAATTCGGCATCACCGCCCGGTACCGGGCGCTCCGCGACGGGATCCGGCAGTACTACCGCGATCACTACCCGCTGACCGGCGCCGCCCGCGCGGACCGGGAGCTCAATCCGGGCCGGGGCCGGGTCAGCCGCTTGTGCCATGAGCCGCGAGTGGCCGACGCGGTCATCACCGCGATGCTCGCGCCGTACCGATCGAGTGGTCGGCTGACCGTACTGCAGCCTCGCGTGCCGATCGCCGCCGACGTACGCGATGGGGTCGTGCGCAGCGTGACCGTCGCGGATCCGCGTACTGGCGAAGAGACCGAGATCGCGGCCGAGTTCGTTGTCGACGGCACCGAAACCGGCGACCTGCTGCCCTTGACGGGTACGGAGTACGTGGTCGGCGCGGAGGCTCGCGCCGACACCGATGAGCCGAGCGCGGCCGAGGTCGCCGATCCCACCAACGTGCAGTCGATCGCGTGGTGTTTCGTCTTCGACCACGTCGCGGGTGACCACACGATTCCGCGGCCGGACGACTACGACTTCTGGCGCTCGTTCGAGCTGCCGTTCTGGGGCGCGCCGATGCTGTCCTTCACGGCGCCGAACCCGCGCACGCTGGTGCCGGAAGAGCGGACCATGAACGTCAACCCGGCCGCCGATGTCACCGGCGACCCACGGTTCGACGCCGGCGATCGGGACCTGTGGCAGTTCCGCCGGATCGCCGCCCGGCAGAACTTCGCCGCCGGCGCGTACGACAGCGACATCGTGCTGGCGAACTGGCCCCAGCTCGACTACGTCAGCGGCTCGATCATCGACACCGGCGATCGGGACGTACATCTGCGGGCCGCGAAGGCGCAGTCCCGCGCGTACGTGCACTGGTTGCAGACCGAGGCGCCCCGACCGGACGGCGGTCGTGGCTGGCCCGGGCTGCGGTTGCGCGGCGACCTTGTTGGTACCACCGACGGTTTCGCGCAGGCGCCGTACATCCGGGAATCCCGCCGGATCAGGGCACTCACCACCATTCGCGAGCAGGACGTCTCGATCAAGGCCCGGGGGTACGACGGGCCGGCCCGCTTCGACGGATCGGTCGGCGTGGGGATGTACCGGATCGATCTGCATCCGTCGACCGGCGGCGACAACTACATCGACGTCGAGTGCGCACCGTTCGAGATCCCACTCGGCGCGCTCGTCCCGGTGGCCACCCAGAACCTGGTGCCGGCCGCCAAGAACATTGGTACCACCCACATCACCAACGGCGCCTACCGGCTGCATCCGGTCGAGTGGAACATCGGCGAATCGGCCGGCGAACTGGTTGCCTTCTGCCTCGACCGCGGCCTGGCGCCGCGGCAGATCGCGACCGGCGACGCCCTCGTCGAGCAGTTCCAGACCCGGCTGACCGAAGCCGGCGTCGAACTGCACTGGCCCGAAATCGCCGGCTACTAG
- a CDS encoding LacI family DNA-binding transcriptional regulator produces the protein MAPKPRRVTQREIAELAGVSQTTVSVVLNDRDGSNVRIPDATRARVKDAIEKLTYVADPAARRLAGLDNQIIGVFTYEAALSPESMDFYGPLLNGLERAAERIGWDLLFFTSSPVEDGTRSLFHRKTRLRLTDGCVLLGQQMVASELERLVAEQFPFVAIGRRDETAAAVPYVAIDYVTPTEALIDQAAAAGHQQALYVHRGRDTPTARDRRGAVEAASAEGRLAFLLVGEERIADLPRLARATGATLIIAEDAFLTEDVVHALSAAGVSVPDEVSVAALGEVRGHRLEGRRLAGFQVPREQLAAEALDLLQLLISTEPGEWTDLDTQRFLVAGVEPGDTIITRTAESTSTAPSEEA, from the coding sequence ATGGCACCGAAACCTCGCCGGGTCACCCAGCGCGAGATCGCCGAGCTGGCCGGCGTCAGCCAGACCACGGTGTCGGTGGTGCTGAACGACCGCGACGGCAGCAACGTACGGATCCCGGACGCGACCCGCGCCCGGGTCAAGGACGCCATCGAGAAGCTCACGTATGTCGCCGATCCGGCTGCCCGGCGGCTGGCCGGCCTGGACAACCAGATCATCGGCGTCTTCACGTACGAGGCGGCGCTGTCGCCCGAGAGCATGGACTTCTACGGCCCGCTGCTGAACGGTCTGGAGCGGGCGGCCGAGCGGATCGGCTGGGACCTGCTGTTCTTCACCTCGTCACCGGTCGAGGACGGCACGCGCAGTCTGTTCCACCGCAAGACCCGGCTCCGGCTGACCGACGGTTGCGTCCTGCTCGGGCAGCAGATGGTCGCGTCGGAGTTGGAGCGTCTGGTCGCCGAGCAGTTCCCGTTCGTCGCGATCGGGCGCCGGGACGAGACGGCGGCCGCGGTCCCGTACGTTGCGATCGACTACGTGACGCCGACGGAGGCGCTGATCGATCAGGCAGCGGCCGCGGGGCATCAGCAGGCGCTGTACGTACATCGCGGCCGCGACACTCCGACCGCGCGGGACCGGCGCGGCGCCGTCGAGGCGGCCTCGGCGGAGGGCCGGCTGGCGTTCCTGCTGGTCGGCGAGGAGCGGATCGCCGATCTGCCGCGGCTCGCGCGCGCGACTGGCGCGACCTTGATCATCGCCGAGGACGCCTTCCTGACCGAGGACGTCGTGCACGCGCTGTCGGCCGCGGGAGTTTCGGTACCGGACGAGGTTTCGGTCGCCGCGCTCGGTGAGGTACGCGGTCATCGCCTCGAGGGCCGCCGGCTGGCCGGATTCCAGGTACCGCGCGAGCAACTGGCGGCGGAGGCTCTTGACCTGCTGCAACTGCTGATCAGCACCGAGCCGGGGGAGTGGACTGATTTGGATACCCAACGATTCCTGGTCGCGGGCGTCGAGCCGGGCGACACGATCATCACGCGGACCGCGGAGAGCACCAGCACCGCTCCGTCGGAGGAAGCGTGA
- a CDS encoding AMP-dependent synthetase/ligase — MKPVADSGQLALLSSRKDTMAQMFLDRVAATPEREAFRFPRGEQWTSVTWRETEELTRRRAAGLIALGLEPEQRVGIASSTRIEWIECYLAAVLAAAATTTIYPSTISADVAFIVADADVQVVFAEDAEQVDKLRKHRSEIPSVRKVVLLDGQPVESDGDWVISLADLDALGAEYLTEHPRIVDNRLAGITPDHLCTLIYTSGTTGRPKGVRLPHSVWTYEGAAVEGMRVLSQDDLQFLWLPLSHVFGQVLVAVQCQIGFATAVDGRIDKIVDNAAIVQPTFMAAAPRIFEKAHARIRTMIEAEGGAKAKLFAWAFGVGAKVSALRQAGREPTGLLGAQYAAADKLVLSKIRARFGGRIRFFVSGSAALDKSLAEWFHAAGLLILEGYGLSETAAGSTLNRLTQYRLGSVGPGFPGTQITIAEDGEILIKGDGVMSGYHNQPEQTAEVIDADGWFHTGDIGHFEDEFLFITDRKKDLFKTSGGKYVAPQVIEGRFKTICPYASQFIVHGNQRNFVSALVTLDPDAITGWAAANGLGGRPYAEIVTSDAARAMVQGYVDELNATLNRWETIKKFTILDRDLTVESGEMTPSLKLKRKHVEAEYADLLDKMYE, encoded by the coding sequence ATGAAGCCTGTCGCCGATTCCGGGCAGCTTGCGCTGCTCAGCAGCCGTAAGGACACGATGGCCCAGATGTTTCTGGACCGGGTCGCGGCGACGCCGGAGCGGGAGGCGTTCCGGTTCCCGCGGGGTGAGCAGTGGACGTCGGTGACCTGGCGGGAGACCGAGGAGTTGACCCGCCGGCGCGCCGCGGGGCTGATCGCGCTCGGGCTGGAGCCGGAGCAGCGGGTCGGGATCGCGTCCAGTACCCGGATCGAGTGGATCGAGTGCTACCTGGCCGCCGTACTGGCAGCGGCCGCGACCACCACGATCTACCCGTCGACAATCTCCGCCGACGTGGCGTTCATCGTCGCGGACGCCGACGTCCAGGTGGTGTTCGCCGAGGACGCCGAGCAGGTCGACAAACTCCGCAAGCACCGATCGGAGATCCCGTCGGTACGCAAGGTGGTGCTGCTCGACGGGCAGCCGGTGGAGAGCGACGGGGACTGGGTAATCAGCCTGGCCGACCTGGACGCGCTCGGCGCCGAGTACCTGACCGAGCATCCGCGGATTGTTGACAATCGACTGGCCGGGATCACGCCGGATCACCTGTGTACGTTGATCTACACCTCCGGTACGACCGGCCGGCCGAAGGGTGTCCGGCTGCCGCACTCGGTCTGGACGTACGAGGGCGCGGCCGTCGAAGGCATGCGCGTACTGAGCCAGGACGATCTGCAGTTCCTGTGGCTGCCGCTGTCGCACGTGTTCGGCCAGGTGCTGGTCGCGGTGCAGTGCCAGATCGGGTTCGCGACCGCGGTCGACGGGCGGATCGACAAAATTGTCGACAATGCGGCGATCGTGCAGCCGACGTTCATGGCTGCCGCGCCGCGGATCTTCGAGAAGGCACACGCCCGGATCCGGACCATGATCGAGGCCGAGGGCGGCGCGAAGGCGAAACTGTTCGCCTGGGCGTTCGGCGTCGGCGCGAAGGTGTCCGCGCTGCGGCAGGCGGGCAGGGAACCGACGGGCCTCCTCGGCGCGCAGTACGCGGCCGCCGACAAGCTGGTGCTGTCGAAGATCCGCGCCCGGTTCGGCGGGCGGATCAGGTTCTTCGTCTCCGGATCCGCGGCGCTGGACAAGTCGCTGGCCGAGTGGTTCCACGCGGCCGGCCTGCTGATCCTGGAAGGGTACGGGCTGTCCGAGACGGCGGCCGGGTCGACGTTGAACCGCCTGACGCAGTACCGGCTCGGTAGCGTCGGGCCGGGTTTTCCCGGCACCCAGATCACCATCGCCGAGGACGGCGAGATCCTGATCAAGGGCGACGGCGTGATGAGCGGGTACCACAACCAGCCGGAGCAGACTGCCGAGGTGATCGATGCCGACGGCTGGTTCCACACCGGCGACATCGGTCACTTCGAGGACGAGTTCCTGTTCATCACCGACCGGAAGAAGGACCTGTTCAAGACCTCCGGCGGCAAGTACGTTGCCCCGCAGGTGATCGAGGGCCGGTTCAAGACGATCTGCCCGTACGCGAGCCAGTTCATTGTCCACGGCAACCAGCGCAACTTCGTCTCGGCGCTGGTCACGCTGGACCCGGACGCGATCACCGGCTGGGCCGCCGCGAACGGCCTCGGCGGCCGGCCGTACGCGGAGATCGTCACCTCCGACGCCGCCCGCGCGATGGTCCAGGGCTACGTCGACGAGCTCAACGCGACCCTGAACCGCTGGGAGACAATCAAGAAGTTCACCATCCTGGACCGCGACCTCACCGTCGAGTCCGGCGAAATGACTCCCAGCCTCAAACTCAAACGCAAACACGTCGAAGCCGAGTACGCGGACCTCCTCGACAAGATGTACGAGTAA
- a CDS encoding aspartate-semialdehyde dehydrogenase — protein MAGMRVGVFGATGQVGGVMRELLVERGFPVDEVRFFASARSAGTTLSFGAREVTVEDSATADFTGLDLALFSNGKTASKELAPKVAAAGAVVVDNSSGWRMDPDVPLVVSEVNPEDLNTIPKGIVANPNCTTMAAMPVLAPLHRAAGLTRLVVSTYQAVSGSGGVGVSELEDQARALSVAGGKLARGTDGVTLPEPKVYAAPIAFNVLPLAGSIVADGTGETDEEQKLRNESRKILHLPELPVAGTCVRVPVFTGHSLSIHAEFAEPITPEQATELLGKAPGVAVTDLPTPLLAAGQDPSYVGRIRQDQSVPGNRGLVLFVSNDNLRKGAALNAVQIAELLANR, from the coding sequence GTGGCGGGTATGCGAGTTGGGGTTTTTGGGGCGACCGGGCAGGTCGGTGGAGTGATGCGTGAGCTGCTGGTGGAGCGTGGCTTCCCGGTGGACGAGGTGCGGTTCTTCGCGTCGGCGCGCTCGGCGGGTACGACGCTGTCGTTCGGCGCGCGGGAGGTGACGGTGGAGGATTCGGCCACTGCCGACTTCACCGGGCTGGATCTCGCGCTGTTCTCCAACGGGAAGACGGCTTCCAAGGAGCTCGCGCCCAAGGTCGCGGCGGCCGGGGCGGTCGTGGTGGACAACTCGTCCGGCTGGCGGATGGACCCGGACGTGCCGCTGGTCGTGTCCGAGGTGAACCCCGAGGACCTGAACACCATCCCCAAGGGCATCGTCGCGAACCCGAACTGCACCACGATGGCCGCGATGCCGGTGCTCGCGCCGCTGCATCGCGCGGCCGGTCTGACCCGGCTCGTGGTCTCGACGTACCAGGCCGTGTCCGGCTCCGGTGGTGTCGGCGTGAGCGAGCTGGAGGACCAGGCGCGGGCGCTGTCCGTGGCCGGCGGCAAGCTCGCCCGCGGTACCGACGGCGTCACGCTGCCCGAGCCCAAGGTGTACGCCGCGCCGATCGCCTTCAACGTTCTGCCCTTGGCCGGATCGATCGTTGCCGATGGCACCGGTGAGACCGACGAGGAGCAGAAGCTCCGGAACGAGAGCCGGAAGATCCTGCATCTGCCGGAGCTTCCGGTCGCCGGGACCTGCGTGCGGGTGCCGGTGTTCACCGGTCACTCGCTGAGCATCCACGCCGAGTTCGCCGAGCCGATCACGCCGGAACAGGCAACCGAGCTCCTCGGCAAGGCGCCGGGCGTCGCCGTCACGGACCTCCCGACCCCGCTGCTCGCGGCCGGTCAGGACCCGTCGTACGTCGGCCGCATCCGCCAGGACCAGTCGGTCCCCGGCAACCGCGGCCTGGTGCTGTTCGTGTCGAACGACAACCTCCGCAAGGGCGCCGCCCTGAACGCGGTCCAGATCGCCGAACTCCTCGCCAACCGCTGA
- a CDS encoding tautomerase family protein: MPNITVELLSGRTLDQRREFVAAVTESAIAILGAKREAVRIVFQEIETTDVANGGTLVADA; this comes from the coding sequence ATGCCGAACATCACCGTCGAACTGCTCTCCGGCCGTACCCTCGACCAGCGCCGCGAGTTCGTCGCCGCCGTCACCGAGTCCGCGATCGCCATCCTCGGCGCCAAGCGCGAAGCCGTCCGCATCGTCTTCCAGGAGATCGAAACCACCGACGTCGCCAACGGCGGCACCCTCGTCGCCGACGCCTGA
- a CDS encoding IclR family transcriptional regulator, translating into MSSPTAIDKTLMVLDAVLEHSRFTDVVNATGLAKSTVHRIMASLVEHEFVAQADDGSYHPGPKALRLAGHALTNVDLATVARPVLADLVAQTRCTVHVGLLNGDEAIYVARLDGPKPYRMPSRVGKAIWLHCTGIGKALLAEKDDEALDVHITRTGLPARTPLTHTSAAALKADLTQIRGRGYALDDEENEPGIRCVAAVIHDHTGAAVAAVSISTLSLEQSIAQVALMAPAAIEAARKISGALGYRDTTS; encoded by the coding sequence ATGAGCTCGCCCACGGCCATCGACAAGACGTTGATGGTGCTGGACGCGGTGCTGGAGCACTCTCGGTTCACGGACGTGGTGAACGCGACCGGCCTGGCCAAGTCGACCGTGCACCGGATCATGGCGTCGCTGGTCGAGCACGAGTTCGTCGCGCAGGCCGACGACGGGTCGTACCATCCCGGCCCGAAGGCGCTCCGGCTCGCCGGACACGCGCTGACGAACGTCGACCTGGCGACCGTGGCGCGTCCGGTGCTCGCCGACTTGGTCGCGCAGACGCGGTGTACGGTCCACGTCGGCCTGCTCAACGGCGACGAGGCGATCTACGTCGCAAGGCTGGACGGCCCCAAGCCGTACCGGATGCCGTCGCGGGTCGGCAAGGCGATCTGGCTGCACTGCACGGGGATCGGCAAGGCGCTGCTGGCGGAGAAGGACGACGAGGCGCTCGACGTACACATCACGCGCACCGGACTACCGGCGCGTACGCCGCTGACGCACACGAGCGCGGCCGCGTTGAAGGCGGATCTGACGCAGATCCGGGGGCGCGGGTACGCGCTCGACGACGAGGAGAACGAGCCGGGGATTCGGTGCGTCGCCGCGGTCATCCACGATCACACCGGCGCCGCTGTGGCTGCTGTCAGCATCTCCACGTTGTCGTTAGAACAGTCGATCGCGCAGGTCGCGCTGATGGCGCCCGCGGCGATCGAGGCCGCCCGCAAGATCTCCGGGGCACTGGGCTACCGCGATACGACCAGTTGA